The genomic stretch GTGTGTTGTCACTAAATTATGGctgcttattttttttcttacaaaCAATAATGTAGGAAGCAGCCACAAAAAGGTCTTAATCATCGCCCTCGTCGTATCAATCACGGTTGTCTGCGGCTTGCTGCTTGCAGGCCTCCTGATAATCAGAACACAAAGAAACAGAGCCGGTAAGAAAACGACAGGCACTACAGTTCTTGTGTATATTTCATCAGCAATTAAAAACCGGTGAACTAACGAGCTGCAAACCTGCAATGATTCAGGAAAGACGAGGCTGCCGATGCAGGCTCATTCCCGGAACAGCTCCAAGACGGAGGAGGCGCTGAAGCTGTGGCGGATCGAGGAGAGCGGCTCGGAGTTCACGCTCTACGACTTCTCCGagctggccgccgccaccgggggCTTCTCCGACGAGAACCGGCTCGGCAAAGGCGGCTTCGGACCCGTCTACAAGGTGAGCTGGCGTTTCGTACCAGGTCTGAAGAGTGCCATGCAGCCATGACTGACTCTGACTCTGCTCCAGGGCAAGCTCGCGGACGGTTCGGAGATCGCGGTGAAACGGCTGGCGGCGCATTCCGGGCAGGGGCTGGAGGAGTTCAAGAACGAGATCCAGCTGATCGCCAAGCTGCAGCACACCAACCTGGTGCGCCTTGTCGGTTGCTGCGTCCAGGACGAGGAGAAGATGCTCGTCTACGAGTTCATGCCCAACCGCAGCCTCgattgcttcatcttcggtacCATTCTCACATTCGTTTTCAGTGATCCCAGTTGACCGATTTTAGCTAATTCTGATATTGTCTCCGCGCGAATATGCAGATCAGCAACGGGGTCCATTACTGGATTGGAAGAAACGGCTACACATAATTGAGGGCATTGCGCAAGGGCTGCTATATTTGCACAAGCACTCACGGGTGCGTATAATCCATCGGGATTTGAAAGCTAGCAACATTTTGCTAGACAAGGAGTTGAACCCCAAGATCTCGGACTTCGGCATTGCTAGGATCTTCGGCTCCAACATGACTGAAGCCAACACCAACAGAGTCGTCGGAACATAGTAAGAGTACATGACAATACTGATGATGAGCTTAATTACTTACGTGTAACTATAATTTTCCGAAATGTCCATTTCACTTGTAGTGCTTCTTTGTTACTATAGTTGACATTAGCTTCCGGTGCTTATATAGTGGCTACATGTCTCCCGAGTACGCTTCCGAGGGCATCTTCTCGATCAAAtccgacgtgtacagcttcggcgtgtTGCTACTCGAGATCGTCAGCGGCAAGAGGAACAGCAGCCACCATCAGTACGGCGACTTCATCAACCTGCTCGGATACGTGAGTGTTAACTGTTGGCAAAAATACAACATTGCTGATGACAAAACGGGCGCACGCGTGTAGCCTGAAAACGCCTTGTCAAAGTGCCGTTTTTGACGATGGATGATCGATCATCTGCAGGCGTGGCAGCTGTGGAGGGAAGGTCGGGCGTTCGAGCTGATCGACCCGACGCTGGGCGAGTGCGGCGAGGTGGCGACCATCATGCGGTGCGTCAAGGTGGCGCTGCTGTGCGTGCAGGACAGCGCCGCCGACCGGCCCACCATGGCGGACGTCACGGCGAtgctcgccgccggctgcgacggcggcggctcgtcgtcgctgCCGGACCCGAAGCGGCCGCCGCACTTCTCGCTCAGGGTGAGCAGCAGCGAGGACGGGTCGGAGGCCGGCCGGACGCGGTCGTCGTCGCACGCCACCACGTCGTGCAGCACCAACGACCTCACCGTCACCACCATCCAAGAGGGCCGGTGATGCCCGGCTGACAACGACGTCTTGGTCGTCCATACACCATTGTGCTGCATATACATCTTCAGGTGATGGAACGGAGCAGTGTGGACGAAGTGGTTTAGGGAAAGAAAATGACACAAGAAAGAGCTGTGTAATGAGTAGTAGATGAGGCGTTTTCTTTCGTTTGTAGCTGTTAGACCGCGACGTGTCACGTGGCAATTGTACATACGCGCACCGCGGTGCAGGCGGATGCTAGAATTGATGATGGGCAAGGGTCGCGGTCGTGGCAGCCCTGCTTTGACGGCGAAAAGTTGGATAGACGCGGGACCGGGTTTATTTAGGTCAATTTTTTATTGCACAGTTATCAATATTGAAAACTAGGTACATTAAGTGTCATGGGATGAAACTTCTCTCACAAATGATGAAAcctctcattctctctcctcataaatacCCTTCCAAGTCTGTAAAATTGGTGAGAAAATTAATGCTCATAAAACTCTCCATAAAACTCCTACTGAGACTGACCTCAGAAAGGTTCGCTCTGCCAGTTTCTGCCCAGTCACTCGGAGAAAACATTTCCCTAATGATCTGGACCGTTGAGTATTTGTCACGCATTAGGTGAATCGTGTGGTGCCGACAATTCAGGCGTGAAATActtcctccgtctcaaattactattcgttttgacttttctagattcatatcttttgctatgcacctagatatatactatgtctaaatgcatagcaaaaatcgTGTACatggaaaagtcaaaacgaatagtaatttggaacggagggaataaaCAATAAGAAAAATCTTAAATTATTTTGAGTTTCACTTTTTtcataaaaaggaaaataaactcGCCCGTCCAGCAATATATAGCTAATTTTAGACTCATCCAAAGTTAAACTATTtaaagtttgatcaaaattaccATGAAATTAATTTCGTATCTATAACCAAAATAAGCATTccataaaaatatatttcatgattaATTTGATGATATTAATTTGTTTCCACATATATTGGCATATTCTCATTCAAAATTTGTCAAACATGAGATAATTTGACTTAAGTAGCTATATATTTGGGATATGAGAAGAATGTGGTATTTATATTATGGAAAATTTGAAAACAAAACTATCATGTGAAAACACCTTGATATTGGTTGGAAATTGATAAAAGAAAATCTGTCATGTGCTAATGTGTTGTGGGTGGGGTGCGCAAAGTCATTCATGGTCGATACAAACTTGTCTACTTGATGGTGGTGACACAATGGGATAGTGTGATAGTGATAGAGCGACAATGCTTCGTGCAATGGTATAGATCCGCACTAGATCAATTGTACGGGATGCTGGAGATTCAACTCTTAGAAGGGAATGGAACTGGACCGTGTAGCCATCTACCTCGCTGCCAATTTGATCGAGAGGAGTAGCCGCCGTGGTTGCTCCGATCGGTGTGGTCAAGAGGGCCATGTGGTACATGAGGTCAGGCGAAGAGGACGGTGTGCTATGATGCCTAAGGGTCCACCCCTTTTGTGGATGGTAGAGTTTATATGTCTAGGCAGCATGCATTATGTTGAGAGGGAGTCTAGCAATGTTGTGCACATGTAGAGTCACGACTCATGAGCAACTTGTGGGCTGGTGGTCGTGTTTGGCGCACAACCTGAACGAGCAGCACAGAGAAGGGCGCCAAGCACATGGACGATGAGTGCAAGGGTCAAAAAGGGATGTGGAGTACAAGCACATTGACAGCGGCGTTGACACGCAAGAGGAAGGGTGCGGATCTAACAATCTCAGCAACAAGGTTGATGATTTGTCCGTGATGTCGTTTCAGGGATCGTGGCAACAGTGTTGGCGATTTGCATTGCTTGCCAAGTGTCGGGTGGCATCACGCATAGGGAAGGAAGGAAGTGTTGGTGATGGTGCCGGATCGAGACCTAATTGTCAACGTGACACATCCAGCTCAGCTGCCGTTACAACAAACAATTTCTATTTTGCCATCTGTTAAGTTGTCAGCCAAATTAAACACCATCCGCCGCCCCTTGACTTGTGTGGGAAAGCGCCGAGCACCCACTGACGCCAGAGCAACAAATGACGAACTGCTACCGCTGATCCTCTTTGTTCCCATCCTTCCACAACGGAAAGACTAGAGCTCGACATGGTGGTCCCACCCTCCCTCCTCCTATCCTCTGCGCTCcttctcgccggcgccgccgcgtacTCGGAGTACTCGTGCAATGGCACCACGGGCAACTTCACGTCCGGCAGCGCCTTCTCCGCCAACCTGGAACGCCTCGTCGCGGCGCTGCCCGCcaacgcctcctcctccccgtcgctCTTCGCCTCGGCGACCGTCGGCGCCGCCCCGGACACGGCGTACGGCCTCGCGCTCTGCCGCGGCGACGTCACGGACCCCCGGGTCTGCTCGGCGTGCCTCGCCGACGCCTTCTCCAGGCTGCGCCGCCTCTGCCGCGCGGACAGGGACGCCACCTTCTACGCCGACCTCTGCACGGcgcggtactccggcggcgacTTCCTGGCGCGGCCCGGCGACAACTCGCCGGTGATCAACGCGCTCGACGTGAACGCGTCGACCTACTACGGGTGGGACGCCCGGAACGCGACGAGCCGGACGCTGTTCCTGTCGCTGGTGGGCACGCTGTTCGGGGAGATGGCCATGTACGCCGCCTACAACTCCTCGGCGGCGCGCATGTTCGCCAGCGCTGCCATGTACGTCAACCCGCAGCTGCCGACGGTGTACGGCTTCGTGCAGTGCACACCGGACCTCTCGAGGGGCCAGTGCTGGGACTGCTTCCAGGACCTGCAGAACCTGAACCGGCGGTGGTACGACGGCCGCGAGGGCGGGCGCATCCTCGGCGTCCGCTGCAGCTTCCGGTACGAGGCCTACCATTTCTTCGCCGGCATGCCGGAGGTCAGGATCGGCCTGGAGGGCGACCCTTCTACTTCATCAACTCCGCGAAGTAATGGTAATCACCAAAAATAAACTTTCTCTATGTTTTCTCTCTTTATCTCCTCTCTTTGAACCTATAAAAAACATATTACTGCTTATGTTACGTACATGTTTCTAAAAGTTGTAATGTCAAAGAATATTATGCCGTCAGTAGTGTGTTGTACATTTTCAAGTctgttctttttattttttgagtGGATGATGCAGGAAGCAACCACAAGAAGGTCGTAATTGTCGCCCTCATCGTATCAATCACGGCGTTCTGCGCAATACTGGCTGCCGGCCTTTTCATAATCAGAACACATAGGCAACGAGCCGGTAAGCAGACAGTGACCACTGCAAGAAAAAGAATATACTTTCTCTGCACTGCCATGACTATTGGGGAATGGGGTTCTGTGCAACGATCCAAATCGTTGCATTGGGGGTCAAATTTTGGAACAGATGATCAAGTAGCTGATCGAAAAACTAAAATGCAGAGAAGAggaagcagcagctgcaggcACAGTCCCGGAACAGCTCCGCGACAGAGGAGGCGCTGAAGCTGTGGCGGGTCGAGGAGAGCAGCACGGAGTTCACGCTCTACGACTTCGCCGAGCTGGCCGCCGCGACGGGCGACTTCTCCGACGAGAACCTGCTCGGCAGAGGAGGCTTCGGCCCAGTCTACAAGGCGAGTTTTGGACACGTCCTGTGTTTTCTGGCGTCACACGTTCGAGTGCTTCGTTAAGCTGAGCTGAGCAGCCATGGCTGACTCTGTTCTTGGCGTGTCAATAATTCATCCTACAGGGGAAGCTTGCGGACGGCACCGAGATCGCGGTGAAGCGTCTGGCGGCGCATTCGGGTCAGGGGCTGGAGGAGTTCAAGAACGAGATCCAGTTGATCGCCAAGCTGCAGCACACCaaccttgtccgcctcgtcggcTGCTGCGTCCAGGACGAGGAGAAGCTGCTCGTCTACGAGTACATGCGCAACCGCAGCCTCGACTGCTTCATCTTCGACCAGCAGCGGGGGACGTTGCTGGACTGGGAGAAACGGCGGCGCATAATCGAGGGGATCGCGCAGGGGCTTCTCTACCTGCACAAGCACTCCCGGGTGCGCATCATCCACCGTGATCTCAAGGCCAGTAACATTTTGCTGGACAAGGACCTGAACCCCAAGATCTCCGACTTCGGCATGGCCAGGATCTTCGGCTCCAACATGACGGAGGCCAACACCAAAAGGGTTGTCGGCACATAGTAAGACTACATAGTAGCAAAACTTTCTGTTCTTTGTGCTATTGGCAAAAATGTTAGTGTCGTTGTGAcatgcattttcttttctttgtactACTGTTCCAGTGGCTACATGGCTCCTGAGTATGCTTCGGAGGGCATCTTCTCGGTGAAAtccgacgtgtacagcttcggcgtgcTACTACTCGAAATCGTCAGCGGCAAGAGGAACagcggccaccaccgccactaCGGCGACTTCGTCAACCTGCTCGGATACGTAAGTTGCCGCCACTATACAGCAGTGAGACGAAACACAACCACCATTAACTTGTCGTTTTGCTTTCGCATACACTATTCGCAGCTTATCCGCTGCCATTAGGTCAATGATTTCACATCTGATAGTGTTTTGGATCACAACTATACAATAGTAAACGCCATTCACATCAGCAGCTAACACTGCAAATCGTATTAAAAGTGGCGCGTTGAATTGATGAACTGTCACAGGCATGGCAGCTGTGGAAGGACGGGAGGGTGTACGAGCTGATCGACCCGACGCTGGGCGagcgcggcgacgcggcggccatCGCGCGGTGCGTCAGGGTGGCGCTGCTGTGCGTGCAGGACAGCGCCGCGGACCGGCCGACCATGGCGGACGTGACGGCGatgctggccgccgccggcagcagcgacggcggcgcgtcCGGGCCCCTCCCGGACCCGAGGCAGCCACCGCACTTCTCGCTCAGGGTGGTCGCCGCCGGCagcgacgaggacggcggcgggtcGGGGATGCGGACGCAGACGCACGGCGGCACCACGTCGTGCTTCAGCACCAACGACCTCACCATCAGCTCCTGCATCCAGGAGGGAAGATGAGATGACTTCGATCTCTAGCAGAAACATCTTTTATTTGGTGATGGGGATCGATCGATCTGCGTGTGAGGGTGTTAGACACGATGGGTTGGCGGTTGTCCGTTGGGGATGAGACGGGACGTGTTCTTGAGAGTACGTACGTCTGTTGCTGTGAGACCGTGACATGTCACATGGCGATTGTTCTACGTACGTGTGATTGCGCACCGCTGTACACACAAATGCTAGCATTGATTAGGGACATGTTGCGGTACTGCTGCTTTGACGGTGAAGAGTCGGTGATCTGTGGTCGGCCGGGTTCATTCAAAAGGGGTCGCTTTCGGAATCGGGGTCGTTGAGTTGGCCGACCTAGCACTTGGCAGTTGGCACGTAGGATACAGGAGCGTTGTTGGGTGACTCTGTGTGCCGCTGACAATTCTAGCCGTTTCAAGTTGCAGCAGGTTGTTTCACTTTTCTATAATATACAATTTTTGTTATACAATCTGAAtatgcttgcatgcatgcggtCAGATCGAGGACCCATAGCACGACACAGGACATAATATTCGTAACTACAGTACTGAGGGTAGGGCGAAAAATTAGTCTATCTCATTCCAATatgaaaaaagaacaaaattcTCAAAGATCATGCTGAGGGCTACAGAGGCTATGCATGGGCCACTGGGCCTCTTCTGGTGGGCTCTTTTCCAATCAGCGACAGTTGTGCTTAGTGCGGCCAAACCCGGCCGTAGCACTTGAACATTCAATAGGAATAACAGTTCTAGAAAAATGCTCAAAGGCAAGTATTACTATCTGCTTGCTTTTAATATTGGAATATTTTTCATATTAATCTAGGTTAGTCAGCTCCTATAGGCCTATAATTACTCCACGTGTTCTTTAGAGCATATAGAAAAGGGGAGGGTGATTGGTAGGTTACCTAGTTGATCTCTACAACATCGTTGTAGCTCTGTAGGTTGGTGAGATAAAGATGGTGATGCCGTCCAGCTATTTGGAGAGGATGATCCTTCGTTGATTTGCCGTCAAATGCCGTCCGCAGTGAGCAAGCTTTTAGATGGATTCTATGGAACGTGGATTGGATTGGTTGTGTTCTCTTTAATAGGCGTGTGAGAATGGAAGAGATTTAGATTTAGATAGatattttttctatttgttgGTTTAGAGATagacatattttttttaaaaaagaaattgcAATACATGTCTACGTGTCATCGCTAGGGACTATGCACGCACATATCTAGTTTGTTAGTTGTATTAGCTAAAGATCCTTTTAGGATAGATATGATTTAGAATCAACTAACTGAATCTGTTTCAATGAATCCACACGCATGTCATCTTACTATCTGCTTGCTTCGCTGGTCGCATTGGCAGGAGCTAGCAGCACGGTgtctaaaaaaaattgtttcaatGAATCCACACGCATGTCATCTTACTATCTGCTTGCTTTGCTGGTCGCATTGGCAGGAGCTAGCAGCACGGtgtctaaaaaaaatatatgtaacTGACTGCAAAAAAAATCTTAttgttattatttttttgttttttttagaatttctagGATTAATGTCCACATAGGATTCCTATGTGACTTCATGTGGAGGCTTCTATgagttttctcttttttttaagcgtacacctaggattcctaggtggcttcatgtgGAAGCTTTAAAagaagcctccaattagtaatagtaagataagataCCTGAGTTATCTGGTACAACTGTGGATAAGGCTGAAGGGTACAGGTCTGATTTTGTTCTCTTCTAGCTAGACACCAAAATTATGCATGATATTTTGTTAGAACTTGTAGTTGTATCTAGCCCCTGTGGTCACATATTTTGTTGAggtctgatttttttttgaacgaacgggcacgagaaggtgcctatttcattgatagagcagGAAAGTACAGGAAAAAACAGGAAAGCCTTAAGGGACTGCTCGCGTGATAGAAGTAACGCTAAATCTTTGGCCCCCGCCAAGAGCCAAGCTGAGGCCTCATCCTTAATTTTCGCCATCAGAGTTGTTGGTGAGGTCTCGTGCCTGTTGAAAATACGTGCATTCTGTTCTTTCCAAACTTCCCACATGATTAAAAGGGTGAGGCTTCTTAGGGCCTTACGTGATGAGTCCGGTGTTGTGGTGATAAAAGTCCACCACTCCAGAGCGTTGGATGAAGGTCGCCATGCATTAGGCCGTAGATTTGGCTGCG from Setaria italica strain Yugu1 chromosome II, Setaria_italica_v2.0, whole genome shotgun sequence encodes the following:
- the LOC101782077 gene encoding uncharacterized protein LOC101782077, producing the protein MAAAVLPSRLLFLLLLLSSPSLFLAAAQYAEYSCNGTAGNFTSGSAFAASLDRLIAELPGNASSSPSLFASATVGGGSAPDMAYGLALCRGDVTDRRACSSCLADAFSSLRRLCGADRDATFYADLCTARYSGADFLSRGGAGEVDNSPVINGMDFNASTYPGWDARNATSRSFFLSLVGTLFGEMAMYGAYNSSRRLASAVMFINAQLPTVYGFAQCTPDLAPAQCWHCFQGVADLNRQWYDGREGGRISGVRCSFRYEGYKFYQGRPDVRIGGQHGDESSPNGSTNGSSHKKVLIIALVVSITVVCGLLLAGLLIIRTQRNRAGKTRLPMQAHSRNSSKTEEALKLWRIEESGSEFTLYDFSELAAATGGFSDENRLGKGGFGPVYKGKLADGSEIAVKRLAAHSGQGLEEFKNEIQLIAKLQHTNLVRLVGCCVQDEEKMLVYEFMPNRSLDCFIFDQQRGPLLDWKKRLHIIEGIAQGLLYLHKHSRVRIIHRDLKASNILLDKELNPKISDFGIARIFGSNMTEANTNRVVGTYGYMSPEYASEGIFSIKSDVYSFGVLLLEIVSGKRNSSHHQYGDFINLLGYAWQLWREGRAFELIDPTLGECGEVATIMRCVKVALLCVQDSAADRPTMADVTAMLAAGCDGGGSSSLPDPKRPPHFSLRVSSSEDGSEAGRTRSSSHATTSCSTNDLTVTTIQEGRRTATADPLCSHPSTTERLELDMVVPPSLLLSSALLLAGAAAYSEYSCNGTTGNFTSGSAFSANLERLVAALPANASSSPSLFASATVGAAPDTAYGLALCRGDVTDPRVCSACLADAFSRLRRLCRADRDATFYADLCTARYSGGDFLARPGDNSPVINALDVNASTYYGWDARNATSRTLFLSLVGTLFGEMAMYAAYNSSAARMFASAAMYVNPQLPTVYGFVQCTPDLSRGQCWDCFQDLQNLNRRWYDGREGGRILGVRCSFRYEAYHFFAGMPEVRIGLEGDPSTSSTPRSNGSNHKKVVIVALIVSITAFCAILAAGLFIIRTHRQRAEKRKQQLQAQSRNSSATEEALKLWRVEESSTEFTLYDFAELAAATGDFSDENLLGRGGFGPVYKGKLADGTEIAVKRLAAHSGQGLEEFKNEIQLIAKLQHTNLVRLVGCCVQDEEKLLVYEYMRNRSLDCFIFDQQRGTLLDWEKRRRIIEGIAQGLLYLHKHSRVRIIHRDLKASNILLDKDLNPKISDFGMARIFGSNMTEANTKRVVGTYGYMAPEYASEGIFSVKSDVYSFGVLLLEIVSGKRNSGHHRHYGDFVNLLGYAWQLWKDGRVYELIDPTLGERGDAAAIARCVRVALLCVQDSAADRPTMADVTAMLAAAGSSDGGASGPLPDPRQPPHFSLRVVAAGSDEDGGGSGMRTQTHGGTTSCFSTNDLTISSCIQEGR